Below is a genomic region from Streptomyces sp. NBC_00461.
GCCCAGGCCGAGGTGGACGCCCTGTGGGGCGACACGGACACGCCCGACCCGACTACGGGGACATCGGCAAGCTGACCTACATCCGCCAGGTGCTCAGTGAGAGCCTGCGGCTGTGGCCGACGGCACCCGCCTTCGCGGTGGAGCCGATCGAGGACACCGTCATCGGCGGCAAGTACACCGCGCGTGAGGGCGAGATGCTGATGGTGCTCACCCCGGCCCTGCACCGAGACCCCGCCTGGGGCGAGAACGTCGAGCTGTTCGACCCGGACCACTTCACACCCGAGCAGGAGGAGGCGCGTCCGGTCCACCTGTTCAAGCCGTTCGGCAACGGCGAACGCGCCTGCATCGGCCGCCAGTTCGCGCTGCACGAGGCCACACTGCTGCTCGGCCTGCTGGTGCCCGCTAGCGGCTGATCGACCACAGCAACTACGAGTTGAAGATCAAGCAGTCGTTGACCATCAAGCCCGACGAGTTCACCCTCAAGCTCGCCCGGCGCACCAGCGGCGAACGCCGTCTGCCCGCCGTCGCCGCGAACAGCGCCACCGCCGGCCGGGACAGGTCCGTGGTCCGACGCACCACCGGCACCGCACTGCCCCTCCTGCACGGCTCCAACCTCGGCACCTGCGCGGGTATCGCCCGCGATCTGGCGGCGGACGGCGACGAGCACGGCTTCGCCCCGTCCGTCGCCCCTCTCGACGACGCCGTGGGCCGGGTCACCGCCGACGCGGGACCGGTGGTGATCGTGGCCGCCTCCTACAACGGCAGGCCCACCGACGACGCCGCGGAGTTCGTGACCTGGCTGGAGGGACTGGAGCCCGGCTCACTCGACGGTGTCCAGTACGCCGTACTCGGCGTCGGCGACCGCAACTGGGCGGCCACCTACCAGCGCGTCCCCACGCTCGTCGACGAGCGTCTTGCCGCGGCCGGAGCCACGTCACTGCTGGAGCGCGGCACCGCCGACGCCTCCGGGGACTTCGCGGGCACGGTGGCGCTGGACGGGCGACCTGTGGACCGTCCTGCTGGAGCGGTACGGCGACTCGGCGGCGGGGGCGGTGGTGGCCGCCGAACCGGAGGGGGACCGGGGCCTGTACGAACGCGCGACTCCGCCTTCGCGAAGCCGTCGCCGACCGGACGCCGCCGCCCCTGTCAGGGCACGGTCAGCAGGTGGCCACGCCCGGCAGCCACTCGGGGCCCTTGATGTAGATGACCGTCACCCACGAGCCGTCGGTCAGCTTCGCCCAGGCGTCGTTGGTGTAGCCCTCGGCCGTCACCTGCTGGGCGTGCGCCTGGCACACCACGTTGACCGTGGTCGGCTGCGCGAAGTAGTCGACCACGCCCGCGTTGACGTTCGGCTCGCTGTGCGTGCGCACCCCGGTGCCCCAGGTCTGGAACGCCTTGCTGCCGCCGCTCGGGGGCGGGGTGCTGCTACCCCCGCAGTCCGGGATGCCGGGCAGCGAGGCCGGGCCCTTGATGTAGATGTTCGTCATCCACGAGCCGTCGGAGAGCTTGGACCAGATGTCGTTGGTGTAGCCCTCGGCGGTGACGGTCTCCGCGTGCTCCTGGCACTGGACCGACACCTGGGTCGGGCCGGCGAAGGTGTCCACGACGGAGGAGCGCGTGCTCGGCGTGGTGTGGGTGTGCACCCCCGTGCCCCAGGTCTCGAAGGTCGAACCGCCGTTCGCGGGCGGGGGAGTGGGCGTGCCGGACCCGCTGACCCGTATCGCGCCCGCGTAGTCGCCGCCGGTGCGCACGGGTGCGACCCGGATGTGGGTGCCCGACTCGTACGCCTCCGCCATCTGTCCGCCGCCCAGGTACATGGCGACGTGGTGGATGTGGCCGCTGCCCCAGAACATCAGGTCGCCCGGCAGCAGCGGGGCCGTGCCCTGTGAGGCGGAGAAGCGGGCGGAGGCCTGCGAGCTGTGGAACTGGTCGTCGGACGTGCCGTTGAGCAGGTCCTTGCCCGTCGCCTTCCAGTACGCGTAACGCATCAGACCGGAGCAGTCGAAGCCCTTGCGTTCGTTGTCGTGCAGGCTGTCCGGGTCGGAGCCGTCGTAGTAGCCGTAGGTGGCACCGGGCGTCGCGCCGTGGCCGCCGCCCCAGCTGTACCAGACGCCGATCTGCGAACAGGCCGCGTTCACGGCGGCCTGCGCGGTCGCCGAGGCACCCGGCGAGAGGACGCCGCAGGCGGTGTCCTGGGCGGCGGCGTGGGCCGGCGCCGAGAAGAAGGCGGTCAGGGCCAGGACCGAGGCCCCCAGGAGCCCGCCGCTGGTCCGGCGGCGCGCACTGCTGATCTTCACGGAAGTCTTCCTTCGTCGACGTGACGTCACCGGGCGGCCCGGCGACAGCGGTTGGAGACGGTACGTGCCACTCCCCACCCCCGTGGGGGAGCGGCCGGGGCACTAGTTGTCGAGCGCGGCGCGCATCTTGGCCAGGCCGCGCATGCGGTTGCGCTGGACCGTGCCGCGATGGGCGCCGAGCCTCTCGCCGGCCGTGTCGTGGCTGAGGCCCTCCAGATCCACGAGGATCACCGCCGCGGCCTCCTTCTCGGAGAGCACGCTCAGCAGCGCCAGCGTGGTCGAGGACGCCTCGTACGAGGCCAGTCCGCCGTCCCAGCCCGCCTCCGGCAGCCGGTCGGTGGTCTGCTCCCGGCGGGAGGGGTGCTGCCAGGAGTCGCGGAGCAGGTTGAGGGCGACGGTGCAGGCGTAGGCGTACGGGTGCTGCTGCCGCGTCAGGTTCTGGGCGCGGGCGCGCCGGGAGAGCCGTAGATACGTCTCCTGGAGCAGGTCGTCGGCGTCGTGCGGATTGCCCGTCAGCGCCAGCAGCCGACGGCGCAGCCGCGGCATGTCGGCGGTGAAGGAGGCGTCGAAGTCCCCCGCGCTCATCCGGTCGGCGTCCGTGCGCGACGGTGGCGGGCAGGCTGCGCTGCTGATCTCCAATGCTGTTCCCCCTCGGTCGTACGGTGTGGTCGTGCCGTGCCCGGGCCGGCGGCTGGTCAGGCCGTCGGGCCGGGTGGGGTGGCGGGTCCGTAGCGGGCGGCCGGGGCCTGGCGCAGCAGGGCCCAGTACCGGTCGCCGTAGGACCAGTGCCACCATTCGGTCGGGTAGTTGACGAAGCCGGTCGCGGTGAGGGCCCAGCTCATCAGGGCCCGATTCGCACGCGCCTCGGCGCTGATGCCGGGCGCCTCGGTGCGGCAGGCACCCTCGCTCTCCTCCGGGGTGGCGTTGACCTCGGTGCCGAGCGGCAACTCCTTGCCGTCCTGGTCGCAGAGTGTCAGGTCGACCGCCCCGCCGCTGACGTGCGGCGCCACCTCCGGCGGAGAGATGTAGGCGCTGGCCAGCTCACGGATCCGTTCGGGCGCCGCGTCCGGGTGGGCCAGGCGCATCGTCTGCGCGTACTGCTCGAAGTACCGCCGCTGCAGGTCCGGCGGGCGGTACCCCTCCACCACCAGGAACCGGACGCCGGCCGGCAGCAGGCGCTGCGCCCGGACGAGCCGGCGCAGCGCGCCGGACCGCAGCCGGGCGTAGCTGCCGTCGTCGTCGGCCTGCCGGTGGTCGAGCCGCAATTGGCCCGTGCAGCGCAGGTCGACCAGCGGTTCACCGCATTCGGCCGCCGCGACCGCGGCGACCCGGGGGTCCGAGAGCGTGATGATGTCCGTCACGCACACCAGAGTGGCGGGGACCGCTGCAAATGCTCTGCAGGTTCCCTGCAAGCGGCTCACCAGCACTTCTGCAGCCGGCCCGGGTCACTCGCCGGCGCCCGGCTCTCGTGCTTCGCGGCAGTCCGGTTCCTGGAAGACGGCTGTCGCTTCGGTGTGGGCTGCCAGGGCGGCGGTCTTGTCGCCGTAGGCTGCCCGGACGTGGGCCAGGTCCTGGAGTGTGCGGGCGTGCCAGGGGGTAGGTGCAGGGTCTTCCGTATGGCTGGTGCCTGCTCTGGCACTTCTGCGGCCGGCCCGGGTCACTCGCCGGCGCCCGGCTCTCGTGCTTCGCGGCAGTCCAGTTCCTGGAAGACGGCTGTCGCTTCGGTGTGGGCTGCCAGGGCGGCGCTCTTGTCGCCGTGGGCTGCCCGGACGTGGGCCAGGTCTCGGAGTGTGCGGGCGTGCCACAGGGGTAGGTGCAGGGACTCCCACATGGCCAGTGCCTGCTCCAGTGGCTCTCGGGCGGCGGTGGGATCGCCGGCCGCCAGGTGCCACTCGCCCAGGGTGCGCAGTACCAGCGCCTCGCCGAACCGGTCCTGGCGCTCCCGGGCCACCGCCAGGCAGCGGCCGAGCCGTACCCGAGCAACGTCCGGTCGGCCCTGCCGCAACTCCGTCTTCGCCAGGGACTGTTCGGTGTACATGATCCCGAACGTGTCCTGCAGGCCGGTGAAGATCCGCAGCGCCTCGTGCAGCAGACGCTCCGCCTGGGCCAGGGCGCCCTCGGCCCGGTGGCACAGGGCCAGCGACCGCAGGGTCAGTCCCTCGCCGTGCCGGTCGCCCGCCGCGCGGTACAGCTCCAGCGCCCCCGAAAGGGCGTCCAGCGCCTGTGCGCCGCGCCCCTGTTCCCGGTGCACATAGCCGATGCCGTACAGCACACGGGCACGCGCGCCGCGGTCCGCGGACTCCCCGTACCGCTCCAGCGCCGCGGCCAGCAGCTCGGACGCCTCGGCGTACCGGGCCTGTTCGCGTCGGGCCGTACCCATCCCGGCGAGCGCCAGCGCCGCGCCCCACGGCACGTCGCCACGTGCCTCGAACAGGCGCAGGGCGTCACCGAAGTAGGCATAGGACTCCTCGAACCGGTCCTGTTCGTAACGGAGTTGGCCAAGGCCGGTGAGCAGCCAGGCCTCGCCCTCGCCGTCCCCGCTGCGGCGCATGGCCGCGATGGCCGCGGCGTGCGAGCGGGACCAGGCGTCGAACTGGTTGTACAGCGCGGCCGAGCTGGCGATCAGCGCCCCGGCCAGGTCGCGGGCGGCGCGGTCCATCCCGTGGTCGGCGCAGTACTCCACCGCGGCCAGCAGACAGGCCTGTTCGGCGGCGAACCAGGCCGCGGGCCGCTCCAGCAACTCGTCCTCGGCCCGCGGGTCGAGAGCGTCGAGCGGCCGTACGGCAGCAGGTTCCGGGAAGTACCTGGCCGCTCCGCCCGGACCGCGGGCGGCCGCCTGCTTCGCCAGTCCCAGCCAGCACTCCACCAGCCGCAGCACGGCCGTCGTACGCTCCTCGGCGCTCTCCTCCGACAGACAGCGCTCACGGGCGTGCTCGCGGGCCAGATCGTGGATGCGATAGCGACTGCGCCCGGTGTCGTCGACGCCGATCACGTCGATGAAGTGGCAGTCCACCAGCCGCTCCACGGCCTCCTCGGCCTCCTCCGTGCCGATGTCGAGCAGCGGGGCGGCGATCCAGGCCGCGAAGTCGGGCAGGTCGAGCAGGGCCAGTCGGCGCAGTGCCCGCCGCTCCTGCGTGTCGAGGTCGGCGTAACCGAGTTCCAGGCTGGTGCGCAACTCCAGGTCTCCGGCGCGCAGTTCGTTGAGCCGGCGCCGTTCGTCCCGGAGCCGGTCGGCGAGCCGGCCGGGCACCCAGTGCGGGCGGGCGGCGAGCCGCGCCCCGGCGATGCGCACGGCCAGCGGCAGCCGCCCGCACAGCGAGACGATCTCGGCGGCCCGTTCCGGATCGGCGCCGGTGCGGTCCCGCCCGGCCACGCGGCGCAGCAGTTCGAGCGCCTCGGCCGGGTCCGGCACGGTCAGATCCAGGTGGGCGGCGCCCTCCAGCGCGACCAGCCGGCGGCGGCTGGTGACGAGGACGGCGGAGCCGGGGCCGGGCGGCAGCAGCGGCCGTACGTGGGCCTCGCCGGCAGCGTTGTCGAGGATCAGCAGGATGCGCCGGTGGCCGATGTGGGTGCGGTACAGCCCGGTCAGCTCCTCGACCGACGTCGGCAGCGTCTCCGGTTCGGCGCCCATGGCGCGCAGCAGTCGGGCGAGGGCGTCGGCGGGTTCCAGCGGGGTCGTGTCGGCGGCCCGCAGGTCCACGAACAGCCGCCCGTCCGGGAAGAGTTCGGCGGTGCGGTGGCCGACGTGCACGGCGAGTGCGGTCTTGCCCGTTCCGGACCGTCCGGAGATCACCCCGATCGGCGGCGCGGTACGGCCCGTGTCGTCGACCCCGCCCAGCAGCGAGGTGGCCCAGTCGATCTGCTCACGACGGCCCACGAAGTCGGCTATGTCCGGCGGGAGATGGGAGGGCGCGGGCCGCGTGCGCGGCACCGGCGTGCTCCGGCTCGCGCCCTCCCGCGCCCTGGGATGCCCGGCCGGTCCGTCCGTCGTGCTCCGGGGGTCGGGGCCCAGCAGTTCCGGGTCGTTGGTCAGCACCGCCTTGTGCAGCGCCCGCAGCTCCGGCCCGGGGTCGATGCCCAGCTCCTCGCGCAGCGCCTCACGGCCCTCCTGGTAGGTGCGCAGGGCGTCGGAGACCCGGCCGGTGCGCGCCAGCGCGGTGATCAGCTGGCCGCGCGGCCGCTCCCGGAGGGGATGCGCGGCGACATGTGCGAGCAGGGGAGCGATCGTCCGGTCGGCGCGGCCCAGTTCCAGCTGCAGCGCGAAGGACTCCTCCTGGCCGACGAGCCGCAGTTCCGCGAGTCGGGCCGCCTCGATGCGGGCGAACGACTGGCCGAGCCCCTCCAGAGCCTCCTGGCCACGCCACAGCCCCAGCGCCTCGGACAGCAGCTCTGCGGCCTCCTCGGGGCGTCCCCGCGCGGCCGAGGCCCGGCCCGACGCGAGCAGTTCCTCGAACCGGCGGGCGTCGACCCGGGAGGGGTCGAGGTCGGCCACATAGCCCGGCGGCCGGGTCCGGATCAGCTCCGCCTCGCAGACCCTGGCCAGGGCGCGGCGCACGGCCGACACATGGGTGGCGACCAGCGCGGCGGCGGTCGCGGGCGACTGCTCGTCCCAGACGCAGTCCACGAGCCGCTCGGTGGAGAGCACCTCGCCGAGGTGGACGACCAGCGCGGACAGGACCGCCAGGGGTCTGATGCCGCCGAGCGGGGCCCGTCTGCCTCCCGCCCACACCTCCACCGGACCGAGCAGACGCACTTCGAACATCGTTCCCCGATCGCCGTACCATCCGCCCCGCGGATCACGGCGAAAGATATCGGCGAACATGCCCACGACACGGCGACAGCCGGACCGTCGTGTCCGAATCCGGACGGTCCGGTGTACTCGTGTCGCCCACCCGCGACATCGCTGTTGGTAATGCCTGTTGCCCGTCGACCGGTCGGTCGCGTGCGGCTCTCCGCCCCCCTCACCACTTGGCTGGATTCCGTCCCCCGGGAGAACCGGGTCGCATACAGGGAAGACGGTTCGCCCGCCGCCCTCGTATGACCCCGACCGCGAGAAATAAACCTGCGATTCGAGAGGCATACGGACGGCCGTCCCGAGGCGTCAACGGCTCGAAAGAACAAGCAAGTTCGACCACGCCGGTTCGACCACTCCGGTTCGACCACGCCCCGGGAGCATGCCGATGAAGCGCACCGACGACCCACGCCGGACGGTGGTACCGAGGCAGCGCAGCATGCGACGCACCACCGCCACGGTGGGCGCGATCGCCGCGCTGGCCTCGCTCGTCCTGACCGCCTGCACGGCGGGCACCGACGCGCCCCAGGGCACCTCGCCGGCCGCGCGGGCCGAGGCCGCCGCACACGTCCGGGACCTCACCTACGCACAGGACCTGCGGATCTCCGACGCCGAGCAGAGCCTCATCACGACCTGCATGACGAAGCAGGGCTTCCGCTTCTGGTCGGAGCGGCCGCTGAACCTGGAGGAGAGCCGGCCGGTCGGCTACGTCCAGGACGACATCGACTGGGCGCGCACCCACGGCTACGGCAGCAGGATCATGGCGAAGGAGGACCGCGCCCGCCTGGGCAACCCCAACATCTCCTACCGCAAGTCCCTTTCCCGCTCGCGGCAGCGCGCCTACGACACCGCGATGGACGGCGGCCGGGACGCCGCCGTACTGAAGGCGCGGGTACCGTCCGGCGGCACCATCACCAAGCAGTCCGGCGGCTGCGCCGGCGCGGCCGAGAGGACGCTGTACGGCGACGCGGCGGCCTGGCTCCGGGCCGACGCCACCGTCAGCAACCTGCGGCCGCTGTACGTGGGCAAGCTGCTGCGCGACAAGGAGTTCAAGAGCGCGGTGGTCGCCTGGTCGCGCTGCATGAGCAAGGCCGGCCACCCCTTCCCCGACCCTGACGCGGCACGCCGGGCCACCCGCGACCACAGCGCGGAGCAGACCCGGGCCCAGGAGGCCAGGACCTTCGCGGACGAGACCCGGATCGCGGTCGCCGACGCCACCTGCGCCCGCTCCGTCTCGCTGCGCCAGGTCGGTGAGCGGCGCGAGGCCCACTACGTCGGCGAACTGGCCGGCACGTACGGCGACGCCCTCGACGCCCACCGGCGGATGCGGCAGCACGCCCTCGCCCGCGCCGAGCGGATCGTCCCCGCGCGGGCCTGATCCGGCCGGCGCCCGCCCCCTGATTTCCGTGACCCCGCGTCACGGACAGTTCCCCGCGACATCGCTCGCGGATCGTCACCACGCCCACGCCTCCCACGAGGCGGAAGCAGAACAGGAATCCCTCATGCGCAAACTGACCGTCTCCCTCGCCACCCTGGGCCTCGCGGCCCTCGGCCTCGCCATCCCGGCGACCGCTCACGCGGGCCCGGGCTGCAACGCCAACTGGAACTCGCACGGCCGCGACGGCAACGTCCGCGCCTGGGACGGCACCGACTGCGGCGGGACGCTCCTCGGCGTCACCCCCGGCAACGACCCCGAGTGGGGCGACGGCGACGGACCCTTCCAGGGCTCCGACGTGAACAGTGCCTCGTCGGTCATGAACAGCGGTTTCGTCGGCGGCAAGGACGTCGTGGCCTTCTACTGGCGCGGGCACTACGACGACACGTCGTACGGCTGCCTCAAGCCGGGCGAGAAGTACGTGGACGACCTCAGCCGGAACCGCTACACCAACAACGCGAACATGAACAACTCCATCGAGTCGCACGCCTGGGTGACCGCGAGCGCCTGCGCCCCGGGCTCCTTCATCAGCTGACACCAGGCTGCGGTCGACATCGGGGTGCGGCCACGGCCCGCCGGCATCGTGCCGGCGGGCCGTGCCGTCAGCGGCGCAGCTCGGTGTGGGCGGTCTCCGGCAGCCGCAGGTACACCAGCGAGGACAGCAGACACAGCGTGGCCACGTACCAGGGGAACAGGCCCGCCTGCCCCAACTCCTTGAACAGCGTGCCCACATAGGGAGCGGTGCCACCGAACAGCGCGACCGTCAGCGAGTACGGGAAGCCGATGCCGGCCGCGCGCACCCGAGGCGGGAACACCTCCGCGTTCACGGCCGCGCTGATCGAGGTGAAGCCGGTCAGCAGGACCATGCCCGCGCACTGGACGAGCAGCAGCACCGCGAACGAGTCGCGCAGCGCGTGCAGCAGCGGCACGCTCAACAGGGCGAAGCCCACTCCGAAGAAGAGGAGCAGCGGGCGACGGCCGTAGCGGTCCGAGAGCAGCCCGCCCAGCGGCTGGAGCAGGCCGAAGAAGGCAAGTGAGATCGTGCCCGCGAGCAGTGCGTCCGACGCGGCGACGCCCGCGTTGAGTTGGGCGTACGTCGGCAGATACGACGTCCAGGTGTAGTAGGCGATCGTGCCGCCCGCCGTGATCCCGCAGATGAGCAGCGACTCGCGCGGGTGGCGGCGCAGGGCCTCCAACAGGGCCGGGCGGGGCGCCTGTTGCTGCTCCTCGCTGCGGGTCTCCTGGGCGCCCTGCCGGATCCAGAAGCCGACCAGGCTCAGTACGGCCCCGAAGGCGAACGGAATCCGCCAGCCCCAGCCGTTCATGGAGCCCTCGCCCAGCGTGTCGACGAGCAGGGTCGCGATGCCGGACGCGACGAGCTGGCCGGCCGTCGTGGAGACGTACTGGAAACTGGAGAAGAGACCGCGCCGGCCCGGTCCCGCCGACTCGACCAGAAAGGTCGTCGAGGCCGCGAACTCCCCGCCCACGGACAGGCCTTGGAGCAGACGGGCCAGCACCAGGACCACCGGAGCCAGCACGCCGACCGCCGCGTACGTCGGTGTCAGGCCGACCAGCAGACTGCTGCCGCCCATCAGCAGGATGGTGACCGTCAGCGCCGCCCGCCTGCCGTGCCGGTCCGCGATCGCGCCCATCAGCAGCCCGCCGACCGGGCGCATGAAGAAGCCCACCGCGAACACCGCGAACGTCGACAGAAGCGGTACCAGCGAGTTGTCCGCGCCCTTGGGGAAGACCGCGGCGGCGATGTAGGTGGCCAGGAACGTGTAGGCGTACCAGTCGTACCACTCCACCGCATTGCCCACCGAGGCGGCGAAGAGTTGTCGTACGGGCCGCTTCGTCGACGAGGCGGGTGTCTGCGTCTCTGTCATGATCGCGACCCTCCCCGCGGGGCCGGGGAGGCACACCTCACGGCCGTGGTGGCACACCTCTCGTACCGACGACTTTCACATGGGCGCCACCGGACCCTTCCCTGACGTTTGTTGCTCTTGGAACACTCGCACCGCGCGCAATCCGTCACGTTCCGGCCATCCGTCCTCAGGATGAGAGGCACTCACCCATGTCCGAAGTAAACCGGCGCCGATTCCTGCAACTCGCGGGCGCGACCACCGCGTTCACGGCCCTGTCCAACAGCATCGAGCGCGCCGCCGCGCTGCCCGCGAACCACCGCACCGGGTCGATCAAGGACGTCGAGCACATCGTCGTCCTGATGCAGGAGAACCGTTCTTTCGACCACTACTTCGGTTCGCTCAGAGGCGTCCGCGGCTTCGGTGACCCGCGCCCGGTGACCTGGCCGAACGGCACCTCCGTCTGGCACCAGAAGGACGCGAGCGGCAAGGAGATCCTGCCTTTCCACCCTGACGCGGACGACCTGGGCCTGGCCTTCATCCAGGACCTCCCGCACGGCTGGAACGACGGACATGACGCCTTCAACGGGGGCAAGTACGACAAGTGGGTCCCCTCCAAGGGCTCCACGACGATGGCGTACCTGAACCGCGACGACATCCCCTTCCACTACGCGCTCGCCGACTCCTTCACCATCTGTGACGCGTACCACTGCTCGTTCATCGGCTCCACCGACCCGAACCGCTACTACATGTGGACCGGGTACACGGGCAATGACGGACAGGGCGGCGGCCCGGTCCTCGGCAACGACGAGGCGGGCTACGGCTGGACCACCTACCCCGAGCGCCTGGAGAAGGCCGGCGTCTCCTGGAAGATCTACCAGGACGTCGGCGACGGGCTCGACGCGAACGGCAGCTGGGGCTGGATCCCGGACGCCTACCGCGGCAACTACGGCGACAACTCGCTTCTCTACTTCAACCAGTACCGCAACGCG
It encodes:
- a CDS encoding AfsR/SARP family transcriptional regulator, which codes for MFEVRLLGPVEVWAGGRRAPLGGIRPLAVLSALVVHLGEVLSTERLVDCVWDEQSPATAAALVATHVSAVRRALARVCEAELIRTRPPGYVADLDPSRVDARRFEELLASGRASAARGRPEEAAELLSEALGLWRGQEALEGLGQSFARIEAARLAELRLVGQEESFALQLELGRADRTIAPLLAHVAAHPLRERPRGQLITALARTGRVSDALRTYQEGREALREELGIDPGPELRALHKAVLTNDPELLGPDPRSTTDGPAGHPRAREGASRSTPVPRTRPAPSHLPPDIADFVGRREQIDWATSLLGGVDDTGRTAPPIGVISGRSGTGKTALAVHVGHRTAELFPDGRLFVDLRAADTTPLEPADALARLLRAMGAEPETLPTSVEELTGLYRTHIGHRRILLILDNAAGEAHVRPLLPPGPGSAVLVTSRRRLVALEGAAHLDLTVPDPAEALELLRRVAGRDRTGADPERAAEIVSLCGRLPLAVRIAGARLAARPHWVPGRLADRLRDERRRLNELRAGDLELRTSLELGYADLDTQERRALRRLALLDLPDFAAWIAAPLLDIGTEEAEEAVERLVDCHFIDVIGVDDTGRSRYRIHDLAREHARERCLSEESAEERTTAVLRLVECWLGLAKQAAARGPGGAARYFPEPAAVRPLDALDPRAEDELLERPAAWFAAEQACLLAAVEYCADHGMDRAARDLAGALIASSAALYNQFDAWSRSHAAAIAAMRRSGDGEGEAWLLTGLGQLRYEQDRFEESYAYFGDALRLFEARGDVPWGAALALAGMGTARREQARYAEASELLAAALERYGESADRGARARVLYGIGYVHREQGRGAQALDALSGALELYRAAGDRHGEGLTLRSLALCHRAEGALAQAERLLHEALRIFTGLQDTFGIMYTEQSLAKTELRQGRPDVARVRLGRCLAVARERQDRFGEALVLRTLGEWHLAAGDPTAAREPLEQALAMWESLHLPLWHARTLRDLAHVRAAHGDKSAALAAHTEATAVFQELDCREAREPGAGE
- a CDS encoding MFS transporter translates to MTETQTPASSTKRPVRQLFAASVGNAVEWYDWYAYTFLATYIAAAVFPKGADNSLVPLLSTFAVFAVGFFMRPVGGLLMGAIADRHGRRAALTVTILLMGGSSLLVGLTPTYAAVGVLAPVVLVLARLLQGLSVGGEFAASTTFLVESAGPGRRGLFSSFQYVSTTAGQLVASGIATLLVDTLGEGSMNGWGWRIPFAFGAVLSLVGFWIRQGAQETRSEEQQQAPRPALLEALRRHPRESLLICGITAGGTIAYYTWTSYLPTYAQLNAGVAASDALLAGTISLAFFGLLQPLGGLLSDRYGRRPLLLFFGVGFALLSVPLLHALRDSFAVLLLVQCAGMVLLTGFTSISAAVNAEVFPPRVRAAGIGFPYSLTVALFGGTAPYVGTLFKELGQAGLFPWYVATLCLLSSLVYLRLPETAHTELRR
- a CDS encoding C40 family peptidase, with the translated sequence MKISSARRRTSGGLLGASVLALTAFFSAPAHAAAQDTACGVLSPGASATAQAAVNAACSQIGVWYSWGGGHGATPGATYGYYDGSDPDSLHDNERKGFDCSGLMRYAYWKATGKDLLNGTSDDQFHSSQASARFSASQGTAPLLPGDLMFWGSGHIHHVAMYLGGGQMAEAYESGTHIRVAPVRTGGDYAGAIRVSGSGTPTPPPANGGSTFETWGTGVHTHTTPSTRSSVVDTFAGPTQVSVQCQEHAETVTAEGYTNDIWSKLSDGSWMTNIYIKGPASLPGIPDCGGSSTPPPSGGSKAFQTWGTGVRTHSEPNVNAGVVDYFAQPTTVNVVCQAHAQQVTAEGYTNDAWAKLTDGSWVTVIYIKGPEWLPGVATC
- a CDS encoding RNA polymerase sigma factor gives rise to the protein MSAGDFDASFTADMPRLRRRLLALTGNPHDADDLLQETYLRLSRRARAQNLTRQQHPYAYACTVALNLLRDSWQHPSRREQTTDRLPEAGWDGGLASYEASSTTLALLSVLSEKEAAAVILVDLEGLSHDTAGERLGAHRGTVQRNRMRGLAKMRAALDN
- a CDS encoding M15 family metallopeptidase, which gives rise to MTDIITLSDPRVAAVAAAECGEPLVDLRCTGQLRLDHRQADDDGSYARLRSGALRRLVRAQRLLPAGVRFLVVEGYRPPDLQRRYFEQYAQTMRLAHPDAAPERIRELASAYISPPEVAPHVSGGAVDLTLCDQDGKELPLGTEVNATPEESEGACRTEAPGISAEARANRALMSWALTATGFVNYPTEWWHWSYGDRYWALLRQAPAARYGPATPPGPTA